One region of Trichosurus vulpecula isolate mTriVul1 chromosome 1, mTriVul1.pri, whole genome shotgun sequence genomic DNA includes:
- the LOC118833901 gene encoding biogenesis of lysosome-related organelles complex 1 subunit 2: MFSKMATYLTGELTATSEDYKLLENMNKLTSLKYLEMKDIAVNISRNLKDLNQKYAALQPYLDQITLIEEQVAALEQAAYKLDAYSKKLEAKYKKLERR, translated from the coding sequence atgttctccaaaatggccacgTACCTGACGGGCGAGCTCACAGCTaccagtgaagactataaacttctggaaaatatgaacaaactgactagcttgaagtatctagaaatgaaagatattgcagtaaacataagtagaaacctaaaggacttaaaccagaaatatgcagcacttcagccttatctggatcagatcactctaattgaggagcaagtagcagctcttgagcaggcagcttacaaattggatgcatattcaaagaaactagaagcaaagtacaagaagttagagaggcgatga